The DNA region ACCCCGAAAGGTTCTGCTCGAAATGAGACCATCTCAATTTCACCATTTTAACAACATCTCAAAAAACTCGTCTCATTAAGAACATACGAACCATAAAACTTTGCGAAAATATGAAAAATCTTCGCAAATGTCATTTTTCCAAATGTCTGTTTTGTGGCTTTTTTTATTAAAAATTAACTAACATTCAGTATAATAGCATTTTAAAGAATTGTGTTTTTTCGCAAACTGTTTTCGATTCTTCGTTTTAGGAGCATTTGCGAAAAACGATTTGCGAAAATTCTAAAATCAATTTGTAACATGCAGCAAATCAACTTGTTTCAAAACATACATTTTGCATATTTTGGCGGTTTTTCGCAAATCTTTTTTCATAAGCCAAAATATATGGCATTTGCGAATGGTTTTAAAAAAAAAAACGAAAAGTTTCTGAATTTTGTACCTTATATATATGGTAAATTTTAATTATCAATTATCAAAATGTCAAAGAACGTGTTTTTATAATATGTGTGGCAACAAATTGTTTGTGCGGTTTTGAGTTCAATCAAGATTTTCACTTCATAATTCACAACTAATTACTCAAAACTAATTACTCAAAACTCATTCTATACATTCCGCATCCCATAGAAGCCATTTTGCCTACTCCCACAAACTGCCCGAATAGTAAATGATTGCCAATGTTTTTATCTTCTGTCTTGAGCGAAATTGTGCCAATGCGCCCTATTAGTTTCTGCCATGTGTTGAGCTTATGGTTGTATCGACCAAATTTAAAATTATACAGATTGTGAGTGATGGGAATTTCCATTTTCTGAAAATCTGTATTTTCGGGCAGTTCTCCTCCGCAGTAGAAATGATTTAGCAGGCATACTCTTTCGTAGATTCGCGATAATATGAGTTTTGCCGGTGGATTTACGCTATAGTCATTTTTGTCTTTCAAATGCAAAGGAGTTACAAAATTGAGGTTAATATTTTTGCTATTTGGCAAATTGAAATTATCTAAACTCATTGCTTTTGGAACTTTTCCTACATATAATGCTTCGAAGTTTCCGCTGGCTTCGGTTTTATACATACATTCATTGATTTGAAATTTGGCTCGTCTTCTGCCAATGCCCATCTCAGCCGCAATAAAAAAAGCATCAACTATTTGGTTCAGGTATAATATAGCTTCACCAACAATAATGATTTCGAAAGAAAAAGTTTCCTGAGGGAAAATTACTGCTTTTTCCGACATTGCTTTTCTGAAAATTACCGGTCGGGGCATGTCAATGAATTTTGTTTTGTTTGCATAATCTGCTTGCGGAACAGGTGCAAATACTTTAATGTAGGTGCAATTTTCTTTTTCGAAACAATTAAAACACTCCTCAGTTTTTTGGCTGCAATGCTGCTTGTGTAATGCGCGACCAAATAATCCATGAAAAGTAGCACCCCAAAATGCAGGCATAGCCAATATTCCTTTTGCTTCACAAAGGAATTTCAAATGGTAAAGTTCAAAACTTTTTAGATGTGAAAGCTCTATTTTGTTGTTCATTTATCGGTTTTGTGGTTTGAAATAATTGTAGCTTTCTATTTTCGTTTGTTGTAGTTTTTGAGAATATAGGTTTTTTCAAGAGTTGTTTTATTTATTTTTTTAGCAAATTTAAAAGATTGTTTCCTATCTCGGCTGGCATTTGTGCAGCTGAAACGTTTTTGAAATATTTATCAATAGGAATGCGAAATCCAAAAAACATTAATTTAATTTCCTCATTTTTTGTCCTAATGGAATCTATAAGCATTCCAGAATCTTTTTCACTAAATCCGTCTAATTTTTCAAATATAATTGCCTGATATTCTGCAAATATTGAAAAATCAGCACACTCAAAATTACCATTGCTCTTAGTGAAGAAATCCTTGAAAGGGCGTGATTCTTTTTTCTCAAATCCATCGCCACTGATTGCTTCATAAACAACTGAGGAACTTCCAGAATCATTTATAATTAGAACTTTACTATTTTTCTTTATTTTAGAATCATCTGTATATTCCTTTAATATGTTTTCAACAATCTCAGGCTTTTCCTTAATAATTTTAGAAATTTCAGTCGATATTTTTGTATCCACTTTAGCGCGATACTCCTCTAACTTACTTTTTAGATATTCATTCGATGTTTTTTTAAGTTCTCGAAGCGTTCTAATTCCTAAAAAAGTTAGTAAAGCAGCAATTGCAGCAATGAATATGCTTAACATCTCAATTAAGTTTTTAACAAAACTATAATGTGCTTCTCGCTCGTGAGTTATTAAGACTCTTTCATTTTCAATTGCCTTATAGAATTTTTCATTCTGCTCCTTCAAAAATTCATATTCTTTTTTTATTCGTTTAAATTCCGAAGCAGGAATACTATCGGCAAAAGAAAAATTACCAATTTGCATGAAGCATAATAAAGTGATTATCAGTTTTTTCATTGTTGAAAATTTAAAAAGTTAATTTGGCAAAACCAAGTATATCGCCGTTCTGGTCTATTTTTCTGGTTTTTGGAAAAGGAATCTGGTCTGCGTATTTTTTTCGGCGTGCAAATTTCTTAAAACTATCATATTCGAAATCGGACATTATAGCTTCATCTTTTGCCCAGGCTCCTGTTATAAAATTCCAACCCGAACCGTAGCCTATGCGGATAATTGCTTCATTCTCCCTACATTTTTTTCCGACATCTATCAAGCTGTGCAATTTTTCAATATAATTGTCGAAAACATCTTCTTTTACATTTTCCTCAGACCAGAATTGGAGTTCTTTTTTAAGCAATTGTAAAGTATGATTTTTTATAGTAGAGAATAGATTTTCAAAAGTAAGAAAATCGGTGTCTGAAAGCCAAATTTTCTTTTCGTTGTGCTTTTCAATCAATTCGTTGTTGATTTTTAAATTAAAAAAAGTTTCAGAATCTTCCGAAATACATTCAACCAATTGATTATCGTGCTTGAACTTCCAACCGTTGCCTATGAGGTTTAGCGTTTTTGCATTTATGGCAATAGTTTCGTAATCGAAATAGGCATCGCCAACTTGTAGAAATCTAAAAACATCTTCGTTTGCAGAATTTCCAAAAAGTTTCTTTTCAATCTTGTCGGCAGAAAATTTATCTCTATTATCTCGCAAATTCTTTTTAGCCATTTTCTTATTGGCAAGTGCTTTGTTGGCAAGAACTGCTGTGCGAATTGCTCCTTTTATGGATGAACCCGGAATATAAGGTATTTGTTTACCATCTAGCATCTGCTCTTTAAGAGTGGAAGTTTGGCTGCCGTAAACTCTTATTATGCGTTTTTTTATATCGGCAGAGGTAATATCGTGTTTTCTTTGTTTCAAATATTCAAAAAAATCTTTTCTGTTTTCTATAATCTTAGCCCAGATATTAATATTTTCTTCTCCAATTATTTTTAGTATCTTTTCGTCATCAACCACGGCAATTATTTCTTCAAACTCGTTGTCTTCGTTCTTTTCTTCGAAAAAAAGAAAATCAATGTCTGCGGATAAATCATTGCCACTGCCTATATGAATAGGTGTGAGTGTTTCAATTTTTATTTTTGGCATTTTTATGTGATTTTAGTAGAAAAAATTACAATGCGTCAAAATATGATTTTATATCATTTTCTATTGTTTCTCCTTTGTAAAACTCTACAGTTCTTTCTAAAACATTTTCAATAACTATTTCAATTTGACCATATCCTCGCGAACCGTTTCCTCCGAGATAATCATCTTCTAAAAGTTTCATAGCCCGTTTCAAATTCATCAATTGGTCTGTTTTGCTGATATCATCAAATATATTTAAAACAAAATTTAGTTCAAACTCAGCACCTGCAGGGACTCTTTCGAACGTTCGTGGATTCGCTTTTGCTGTTAAGCGATCAATAACAACTTCAGTTTTGGTTTCGGTATATGGCAGGTCAGTATTTTTAAATAAATCTTCCTCAGAAAGAAGGTCTCCGTCTCTAACAATCACTCGAGAAGGATGTTGATCATAAACTTCTCCATGTTTATCTTTATGTTTAGTTGTTGGTGCATTTCCAAACAATTTTACAGCGGGTTTTTCAGGGTCTTGACCAGTTTCATAACGAACTTTATTTTTTTCTTTGATTTTATTATCCCATATAGTATTATCCGCCAAATCTAAACAAGATCTTAAGGCACCTTTTAATGAACTGCCGGGAATATATGGTTTATAATTTATGGGATTCCTTACTACAAAATTCTTAATACCTCCTGTATCCATCGATGTATTTGTACCTCCAATTAGTAAACCTGATAAAGTTTTAATTTTACCGTTTATTATTATTTTTGAAATTAGTTTTTTCATTTTCATGTTTTTTTATTTGCCTTGATTATAACCTGTAAAATAATTTACAATAGCCTCGAAGAGATTCATAAAATTCAAGAAATATATCTTCCCTTTTTCTATATCTTCAGTATTAATAAGCTCATATGATGAATAAAATATATCTTTTAACGGCATAAGTGTACTATCTTTTGCGGTGGCTTTCATAAATTTTGATTTGAGAAGTAAAAAAGCTGTTTTACCTTCAGCAAATCCCTTCATTTCAATACGTTTTAACTCACCAAAAATAATTCGTATTTGAGATGATGTCAATCCGCTATTTTTAAGGTATTTGCCCAAATCATCTGAAAATTTATCAGCATCTTTATTAAAGCCTTCACCGATAATCCATACTTCTGGTTTAAATCGTTCTTTCCACTTGTTGGAATCACTTTGTTTTTTTTTATTATTATTCATTTTATAATATTTTTGTTATTAAAATTTTTCAATTTACAGCTCAATAAAAAACCCCCTACCATTTCTTAAATATTTCTTTGAAGAGTTTTTTGGTGATATATCTTCAATTTTTCCGATAGATTCGGAGTTTGCGATGCTACCCTCTGTTAGCATTTTTATGCGTTTCAGCTCTTTTTTATCTGTTCCTGCATTTCTGCCGCCTCGTGATATAAAATTATAGTACTCGAAACTTCGGTACTCATCTTCGTTTGCGGGGACGAATAATGATAATAGCAAAAAACGACTTGCATCCTTGTCTTTCCGTTTTGGCAAAAAACTAAAGCCGGGGCTGTCGGAAATGCTTTCAACAAAACCGCAGCCAGTTGAACGCTGACCACCTATACCTATTTCGGGCAACAGATTGAGAAACAAACGAAAAAGCTTTTTGTTCGTTTCACTTGCTTTTGAAATATCATATAGAAAATAAAAATTAATGTCTATCGTGAAATCGCCTTTCGACATTATAAATTTATTGTCGGCAATCATCAGAGTGGATTGATTATAAAGATTATCTGTAATCTTTTTTGTTCGTACTCGCACTTTTGGATTTGTTTCTACAGTGTATAATTTTATTTGCTTATATTCTTCAAAATTACAAAGTTCTTCTTTTAGGCAAACAAATTTGCCATCAAGAATCGAACATTCAGACTCATTGATCCAATCTTTCGATGGAGTTCCTTTTTCAAGAATCCGTTTTGAGACAAATTTTATTTTTTTTATTTCTTTATAATTTTCTTTTTCCGAAACACCTGAATTGACAGGTTTTGGCAAGAAAAATATGTCATTTTGTACGTCCTCGCTTTTGTTATTTATCGAAAGCATATAAAAGACAGATGAAAAGTTTATTTCTTTTTCTGTTTCTGAAATAAAATCCTCAATAAATTGGTTGCCAGTTTGTTCATTAATATCGTTTCCTACCACCGAACTAATAATATTTATCATTGCCGAAAACAATGTGTCGGAGTGTATAAATTCTGATGTCGAATTTAGAGACATATTTTCATCTAAGCCAACTTTTCCCAAATGGAATTGGCTATTTGGTTTTAGTTTTAATATTGCTGTTTCCATTATTCAATTGTTTCTTTTAACAAATCCTGATTTATCAATTCTCCCGTTTTATCAAACTCAAACTCATTTATCAGATGCTTATGAACCTGAACATTTTGAAATTCTATTTGCCCATATCCTCGCGAACCGTTTCCGCCAATGTAGTCGTCTTGGAGGAATTTTAGTGCCGCTTTAATATGTTTTATTGCCGGATTTATATCTTCTTCAAAAATTTTATATTTCATCTGAAAAGGAAATATTACTTCCGAAAATGTTCTAATATTATTTCGTGGCATACTTTTTTTTGAATTTCTATCTGTTGCATTTTCGGTTTTCATTTCTGTAAATGAATAATCTGTCTTTGCAAGCATAAAGCTTTTGCCATTATATCTTTTAACTCCATTTTCTAATATTGCATTTGCAAAAGCATCTTTAACATGCAATTTCGCTCCAATAATATTACCGTTTTTAAATTCTTCGGGGCTACCAAAAATTTCAGATATATATTTATACGAATTAAAATCTGACTCTTCATCAACTGAACCCTCAATTTTTGCAAGCATATCTCTCATTTTGCCCTTTAGCGAATTTCCAGAAATATACGGAACTCCATTCGAAGTTTTTATAATATCGTTTTCAAACACATTAGTTTCTAAGGCGGCAGTGCTGCCACCTATGGAAATACCAGAAACTGCTTTGATATTTCCTGAAATTTTAATTATTCCTTTTAGCATCATTGTTTTTTCTAATTTGTTCGTAATTTAAACTCTGCAATTCTCGCCGCAACCGGATATTTCATAGGATTCATTTTGATTTGTCCTTCAAAAGCATTAATCAAAGCGTCTTTATAATCGGTAAAAATATATTTTTCATAAAATCCTTCAGCTTCATTTCCTGCTCCTCTTAAATAATATCTTAATCTATCTACTCTCGGAAATTTCAAACTCCCTTTTTTCGCATCAATATATAACTTTTCATATCCTGCCGAACTTTGCCTGATTCGTTCTAAAACTGACTTAGAAGCTTTTTCTTCTCTAATTAAAACTGCAAATTTTTCTGCAACTTCTATTATCTCATTATAATCTTCCCAAGTAAAAACTTCATCGAAAATTGTAATTGCATTTTTTACTGTTTCACCTTTCTTTTTTCTCTTTTTAGCTTTTCCTATTGCCTCTTCCACTAGCTCTGCAAATTGAACTACCGGATAATGCTCATCAACAATAACAATTCCTGCCGATAATGTTGGAAATACTTCCTGTTCTTTGCTATCACTTTTTTTATCTTTATGAATAATTTTTTGGTTGTTGTTTACAATATTGTTACGTCCTCTTACAAAGCTTTCAAAATCTGAATTGATTGTTTTGGTAAAACTCAAAATTGCATCCCATGCACCTATGAAAAAGCAATCATCGCCACCGGTAAAAACAGGGTAAATGTTATATTTATAAGGTATTTTGGTTTCTTCTATGTTATCCGAGGGTTTAAAAGACTGAAAATCATTTTCCCAAATTTCATAGATATGCTTATCGAAAAAATCGCCAAGTTTCCCTGATATTTCCTTTCCGTCTTTTTCGTTATTTATATCTCGAAACAATTTGCTCAAATCATCGACATCCATTTTAAGAATGCCAAGTTTTGCCGTTCCGGTGCGTTCTTTTGCAAATTCTGAAATGAAGGTGAAGTCTATAATATTACCATCCTTTGGTTCAATATAGTTACTATCTTTTTCTTTTTCAATATTAACAACTTTTTCGATTAGTTCAGAATTATTCTTTCGAATTGCTTTGTCCCATAATGGTAGCTTATTTGCAATTGTTTTAAAACTTTCTTCAAATTTTATGTTTTTTAGTTCACAAAAAAGTTTTGTTTTCAAATATCCCTTTTTTACCATACTTTCGGTAACAGTTGCCCAGCGTTTATTAACTATTCCATCATAAATATAGGAAGTTGCATCATACCATCGT from Bacteroidota bacterium includes:
- the csm3 gene encoding type III-A CRISPR-associated RAMP protein Csm3, translated to MKKLISKIIINGKIKTLSGLLIGGTNTSMDTGGIKNFVVRNPINYKPYIPGSSLKGALRSCLDLADNTIWDNKIKEKNKVRYETGQDPEKPAVKLFGNAPTTKHKDKHGEVYDQHPSRVIVRDGDLLSEEDLFKNTDLPYTETKTEVVIDRLTAKANPRTFERVPAGAEFELNFVLNIFDDISKTDQLMNLKRAMKLLEDDYLGGNGSRGYGQIEIVIENVLERTVEFYKGETIENDIKSYFDAL
- the csm2 gene encoding type III-A CRISPR-associated protein Csm2; its protein translation is MNNNKKKQSDSNKWKERFKPEVWIIGEGFNKDADKFSDDLGKYLKNSGLTSSQIRIIFGELKRIEMKGFAEGKTAFLLLKSKFMKATAKDSTLMPLKDIFYSSYELINTEDIEKGKIYFLNFMNLFEAIVNYFTGYNQGK
- the cas6 gene encoding CRISPR system precrRNA processing endoribonuclease RAMP protein Cas6 encodes the protein MNNKIELSHLKSFELYHLKFLCEAKGILAMPAFWGATFHGLFGRALHKQHCSQKTEECFNCFEKENCTYIKVFAPVPQADYANKTKFIDMPRPVIFRKAMSEKAVIFPQETFSFEIIIVGEAILYLNQIVDAFFIAAEMGIGRRRAKFQINECMYKTEASGNFEALYVGKVPKAMSLDNFNLPNSKNINLNFVTPLHLKDKNDYSVNPPAKLILSRIYERVCLLNHFYCGGELPENTDFQKMEIPITHNLYNFKFGRYNHKLNTWQKLIGRIGTISLKTEDKNIGNHLLFGQFVGVGKMASMGCGMYRMSFE
- the csm3 gene encoding type III-A CRISPR-associated RAMP protein Csm3 is translated as MMLKGIIKISGNIKAVSGISIGGSTAALETNVFENDIIKTSNGVPYISGNSLKGKMRDMLAKIEGSVDEESDFNSYKYISEIFGSPEEFKNGNIIGAKLHVKDAFANAILENGVKRYNGKSFMLAKTDYSFTEMKTENATDRNSKKSMPRNNIRTFSEVIFPFQMKYKIFEEDINPAIKHIKAALKFLQDDYIGGNGSRGYGQIEFQNVQVHKHLINEFEFDKTGELINQDLLKETIE
- the csm4 gene encoding type III-A CRISPR-associated RAMP protein Csm4, coding for METAILKLKPNSQFHLGKVGLDENMSLNSTSEFIHSDTLFSAMINIISSVVGNDINEQTGNQFIEDFISETEKEINFSSVFYMLSINNKSEDVQNDIFFLPKPVNSGVSEKENYKEIKKIKFVSKRILEKGTPSKDWINESECSILDGKFVCLKEELCNFEEYKQIKLYTVETNPKVRVRTKKITDNLYNQSTLMIADNKFIMSKGDFTIDINFYFLYDISKASETNKKLFRLFLNLLPEIGIGGQRSTGCGFVESISDSPGFSFLPKRKDKDASRFLLLSLFVPANEDEYRSFEYYNFISRGGRNAGTDKKELKRIKMLTEGSIANSESIGKIEDISPKNSSKKYLRNGRGFFIEL
- the csm5 gene encoding type III-A CRISPR-associated RAMP protein Csm5, coding for MPKIKIETLTPIHIGSGNDLSADIDFLFFEEKNEDNEFEEIIAVVDDEKILKIIGEENINIWAKIIENRKDFFEYLKQRKHDITSADIKKRIIRVYGSQTSTLKEQMLDGKQIPYIPGSSIKGAIRTAVLANKALANKKMAKKNLRDNRDKFSADKIEKKLFGNSANEDVFRFLQVGDAYFDYETIAINAKTLNLIGNGWKFKHDNQLVECISEDSETFFNLKINNELIEKHNEKKIWLSDTDFLTFENLFSTIKNHTLQLLKKELQFWSEENVKEDVFDNYIEKLHSLIDVGKKCRENEAIIRIGYGSGWNFITGAWAKDEAIMSDFEYDSFKKFARRKKYADQIPFPKTRKIDQNGDILGFAKLTF